From the Candidatus Zixiibacteriota bacterium genome, one window contains:
- a CDS encoding 6-bladed beta-propeller, with protein sequence MRHVKSICLVFALSALLLGSCGKPPTPVEEIYWPKAPQTPKIKYVKTIYGNESLKRSFWGGIRDFFFGKGDRHSMGKPYGVTYDGRSKLFIADTAKKGILVLDLDRGTSKFFNSLGSQGYLAEPVYIKLDRDGLIYVSDTKLKRVVVFTPVYEFSHYIGSHDDFQGPVGIAFSRNEDRIFIVDSQGHKVKIFTKDGSLVDEFGHRGDKLGEFHYPLTVATNNGDSVYIVDSFHSSVQVFDIDGTFLFSFGSSESHPGPMARPRDIAIDSDNNIYITDAIRNAVHIYDNTGRVLLRFGQGGVNAGEFRLPAGISIDDDDYIYIGDSINKRVQVLRYLGQETSDN encoded by the coding sequence ATGAGACATGTCAAATCAATATGTTTGGTGTTCGCTCTATCAGCTTTATTGCTGGGCAGCTGTGGTAAGCCGCCGACGCCGGTGGAGGAAATATACTGGCCCAAGGCTCCTCAGACTCCAAAGATCAAGTATGTAAAGACAATCTACGGCAATGAGAGCCTGAAAAGATCGTTTTGGGGTGGTATCAGAGATTTCTTCTTCGGCAAAGGTGACCGGCATTCCATGGGAAAGCCATACGGCGTTACCTACGACGGCCGATCAAAACTCTTCATTGCCGATACTGCCAAGAAGGGAATACTGGTTCTCGACCTTGATCGGGGTACCTCGAAGTTTTTCAATTCATTGGGGAGCCAGGGCTATCTGGCCGAACCGGTCTATATCAAACTCGATAGAGACGGGCTGATCTATGTGAGCGACACAAAACTGAAGAGAGTCGTGGTCTTCACGCCGGTTTATGAGTTTTCGCATTACATTGGCTCACACGATGATTTCCAAGGACCGGTGGGTATTGCTTTTTCGAGAAATGAAGATAGGATATTCATTGTGGATTCTCAGGGGCATAAGGTAAAGATATTCACTAAGGACGGCAGCTTGGTGGATGAATTTGGCCACCGAGGGGATAAACTGGGCGAGTTTCACTATCCCTTGACTGTTGCAACAAATAACGGCGATTCGGTCTACATTGTGGACTCTTTTCATTCCTCCGTCCAAGTGTTTGATATTGACGGGACGTTCTTGTTCAGTTTTGGATCGTCAGAGAGTCATCCCGGGCCAATGGCTCGTCCGAGAGATATTGCTATCGATTCTGACAACAATATTTATATTACCGATGCAATCAGAAACGCCGTGCACATTTATGATAATACCGGCAGGGTATTGTTGAGATTTGGACAAGGTGGTGTCAATGCCGGTGAATTCAGACTTCCAGCCGGTATTTCAATTGATGATGACGATTACATATATATAGGCGATTCAATAAACAAGAGAGTCCAGGTTCTTAGATACCTGGGACAGGAAACCTCTGACAACTGA
- a CDS encoding cytochrome c3 family protein produces the protein MKNLIILLTIASIAILSSLSLAGVRETKHNFTSQTYSPGAFFYSTTRPCSFCHTAHNADPTDPAPLWNHENSGQTYDMYNSNSMNMSRTPQPNNGSLVCLSCHDGTIAINSLANVPGPQGAGNYGSPGGSALDGAGKLTAASDSYIGTDLQDDHPVGIIYDDTQDAEQGFEPKTGNSLLYPDKLLYDGIYVECSSCHDPHDNSNGSFLVESNANSALCDRCHNK, from the coding sequence ATGAAAAATCTCATAATCTTACTGACAATCGCGAGCATAGCAATATTGAGCAGTCTTTCTCTTGCCGGCGTTCGAGAGACCAAGCACAATTTCACATCACAGACCTATAGCCCCGGCGCATTTTTCTACAGTACTACCCGGCCGTGCTCGTTCTGTCATACCGCTCACAACGCCGATCCTACCGATCCGGCGCCACTTTGGAATCATGAAAACTCAGGCCAAACCTATGACATGTACAACTCCAATTCCATGAACATGTCACGAACTCCCCAACCAAACAACGGATCGCTGGTTTGCCTTTCGTGCCACGACGGGACAATTGCCATTAACTCTCTTGCCAACGTACCTGGACCGCAGGGCGCCGGCAACTATGGATCGCCTGGCGGGTCGGCGCTTGACGGCGCCGGCAAATTGACGGCAGCTTCCGATTCATACATCGGCACAGATTTGCAGGACGACCATCCCGTTGGCATCATCTATGATGACACTCAAGATGCAGAACAGGGCTTCGAGCCAAAGACAGGAAACTCTCTCCTATACCCCGATAAGCTCCTGTATGATGGGATCTATGTGGAGTGCAGTTCTTGTCATGACCCTCATGATAATAGCAACGGTTCTTTCCTGGTAGAGTCCAATGCCAACTCTGCCCTGTGTGATCGGTGTCATAACAAGTAG